A section of the Deinococcus taeanensis genome encodes:
- a CDS encoding 7-carboxy-7-deazaguanine synthase QueE — protein MKYPVYERFYTWQGEGVHLGRAAYFIRLYGCPQACPWCDSAGTWHREFRPDGVTLMDETELAAVVAAESPDGAVVVVTGGEPILFDLAPLTDALHALGRRVHLETSGIAPLRGALDWVTLSPKPFGQGPVPAVVARADEVKIIVHDPADIQTGLDTLGGLRDDAVIWLHPEWSRARERDLTVLNAITQAVKDSPRLRAGYQMHKLYRADDLDAHSDKRLIPLGGNPDLGY, from the coding sequence GTGAAGTACCCGGTGTACGAGCGGTTCTACACCTGGCAGGGCGAGGGCGTGCACCTGGGCCGCGCGGCGTACTTCATCCGGCTGTACGGGTGCCCGCAGGCGTGCCCGTGGTGTGACAGTGCGGGCACGTGGCACCGTGAGTTCCGCCCGGACGGCGTCACCTTGATGGACGAGACAGAACTGGCGGCCGTGGTCGCGGCGGAAAGTCCCGACGGGGCGGTGGTGGTCGTGACGGGCGGCGAACCGATCCTGTTCGACCTGGCGCCGCTCACGGACGCCCTGCACGCGCTGGGGCGCCGGGTGCACCTGGAGACAAGCGGCATTGCGCCGCTGCGCGGCGCGCTGGACTGGGTGACGCTGTCACCCAAGCCGTTCGGGCAGGGTCCGGTGCCGGCGGTGGTGGCCCGCGCGGATGAGGTGAAGATCATCGTGCATGACCCGGCTGATATTCAGACCGGGCTGGACACGCTGGGCGGCCTGAGGGACGACGCGGTGATCTGGCTGCATCCCGAGTGGAGCCGGGCGCGTGAACGGGACCTGACCGTGCTGAACGCCATCACGCAGGCGGTGAAGGACAGCCCGCGCCTGCGGGCCGGGTACCAGATGCACAAGCTGTACCGGGCCGACGACCTGGACGCGCATAGCGACAAACGCCTGATTCCGCTGGGCGGCAACCCGGACCTGGGCTACTGA
- a CDS encoding 6-pyruvoyl trahydropterin synthase family protein has protein sequence MPWRLTSEFTFDSAHVITGYDGPCGRLHGHTYRVRMDLTSERLRPSAHVKRAIMVADFRTLKWAKKDVEAGGLDHAFLNDLPDLGDDTTAEVLAAFIHRRTMARVRADLPDGDDGADLRLRVTVWETPDSSCEYWE, from the coding sequence GTGCCGTGGCGGTTGACGTCGGAATTCACGTTTGATTCAGCGCACGTGATCACCGGGTACGACGGCCCGTGCGGGCGCCTGCACGGGCACACGTACCGCGTGCGGATGGACCTGACTAGCGAACGGCTCCGGCCGAGCGCGCACGTGAAGCGCGCCATCATGGTTGCGGATTTCCGGACGCTGAAGTGGGCGAAAAAGGACGTGGAGGCCGGCGGGCTGGATCACGCGTTCCTGAATGACCTGCCGGACCTCGGCGATGACACGACCGCCGAGGTGCTGGCCGCGTTCATTCACCGCCGGACGATGGCGCGCGTGCGCGCCGACCTGCCCGACGGGGATGACGGCGCCGACCTGCGGCTGCGCGTGACCGTGTGGGAAACGCCGGACAGCAGTTGCGAGTACTGGGAGTGA
- the queF gene encoding preQ(1) synthase: protein MTNTNAGAECGPQNPGFDRRYDVQGLDAIDVAVLGTFPHVREDDPVRYPGEPMMIEIITDEFSPVCPWSGLPDFGRLEIRYLPRETCVELKSLKYYLTSYRFVGIYHEHATRRVLADLVKLLDPLRMEIRCDYGMRGGLNTICTVKYVAPDHQGG, encoded by the coding sequence ATGACGAACACGAATGCCGGGGCCGAGTGCGGCCCCCAGAACCCCGGTTTTGACCGCCGTTACGACGTGCAGGGCCTCGACGCGATTGACGTTGCGGTGCTGGGCACCTTCCCGCACGTCCGCGAGGACGACCCGGTGCGGTACCCGGGCGAGCCGATGATGATTGAGATCATCACGGATGAGTTCAGCCCGGTGTGCCCCTGGAGCGGCCTGCCGGATTTCGGCCGGCTGGAGATCCGGTACCTGCCGCGCGAAACCTGCGTGGAACTGAAGAGCCTGAAGTACTACCTCACGAGTTACCGCTTCGTGGGCATCTACCATGAGCATGCAACCCGGCGGGTGCTGGCGGACCTGGTGAAGCTGCTGGATCCGCTGCGCATGGAGATCCGCTGTGATTACGGCATGCGCGGGGGCCTGAATACGATCTGCACCGTGAAGTACGTGGCGCCGGATCACCAGGGGGGCTGA
- the queC gene encoding 7-cyano-7-deazaguanine synthase QueC gives MTEQSSKRAVVLLSGGLDSSTVLGLATRDGYVCTALSFRYGQRHTVELERAATVAAHFGALHQVIDINIGSFGGSALTDDRVAVPTDGTQAGVIPPTYVPGRNTVFIAVGLSLAEAIDAERVFLGINAVDYSGYPDCRPEYLEAFQRLADLATKAGLEGRGAVLTAPLAAMTKVDIVRTALEVGVPIGVTWSCYQGGETPCGVCDSCRIRDKALIEAGHPELATPHAQAQLGAQ, from the coding sequence ATGACTGAACAGAGTTCGAAACGCGCAGTGGTGCTGCTGTCCGGAGGACTGGATTCCAGCACGGTGCTGGGACTGGCCACCCGGGACGGGTACGTGTGCACGGCGCTGTCGTTCCGGTACGGGCAGCGGCACACCGTGGAACTGGAGCGCGCGGCAACGGTGGCGGCGCATTTCGGCGCGCTTCACCAGGTGATTGACATCAACATCGGCTCGTTCGGTGGGAGCGCCCTGACGGACGATCGTGTCGCCGTGCCGACAGACGGAACCCAGGCAGGGGTGATTCCGCCCACCTACGTGCCGGGCCGGAACACGGTGTTCATCGCGGTGGGTCTCAGTCTGGCCGAGGCGATCGACGCCGAGCGGGTATTCCTGGGGATCAACGCGGTGGATTACAGCGGATACCCGGACTGCCGTCCGGAGTACCTGGAGGCCTTCCAGCGCCTGGCGGATCTGGCGACGAAAGCGGGCCTGGAGGGACGGGGGGCGGTGCTGACAGCGCCCCTGGCGGCAATGACGAAGGTGGACATCGTGCGGACGGCGCTGGAGGTGGGCGTGCCTATCGGCGTGACGTGGAGCTGCTACCAGGGCGGCGAGACCCCGTGCGGAGTGTGCGATTCGTGCCGCATCCGGGATAAGGCGCTGATCGAGGCGGGTCACCCGGAGCTGGCGACGCCCCACGCGCAGGCCCAGCTTGGCGCGCAGTAA